A region of Lathamus discolor isolate bLatDis1 chromosome 14, bLatDis1.hap1, whole genome shotgun sequence DNA encodes the following proteins:
- the SMYD4 gene encoding SET and MYND domain-containing protein 4, translated as MALPVEEWQLCAARRWAALDPALRERLAAAASLCDTVRLGCGLLRPEVEAAALQRLCRRARAGKEPAAARFYREEGNRLFGRRQYGAAVRLYSQAASHELPGSPEVSLCFGNRSAALFHLGCFEVCLEDIARAESHGYPDRLLPKVLLRKAECLLCLGRLQEAADALSVVEDKIAMDGIMTSPTHKTLLGKLSQLKVKIHEKESCPEPAQEARGDIQRESEIWEENDSISGASSSLSLNFDTERGRHLVASQDILPGQSLLKEEAFVSVLCPGESLLLQDSGETVWDTRVTNADLYCHRCLRQLLASVPCCGCSYAKYCSQKCADMAWEQYHRTECSLGPLLLTLGVFCHVALRTVLLAGFPEVRRLVEWSHDGDKDFHNPEARCKHLSEAADTRAGTRGIPGCNDSGQYQSSYQAVFNLLPHAEKHSPEHKFLCMLSVVAICKQLQEAGLEAAVLNQEPSEKWSKPKTCEETSGELSSELKTVAEAMLRHVLQLQCNAQAITVMQESGSRDGAVVNKKPVRLATAFFPVLSLLNHSCSPNISVSFSGTAATVRASQPIPSGQEVLHCYGPHRCRMRVAERQQLLRQYFFECRCQACLEELESDVKSVVAMRNSFCCPTCRAPMQGEDMLCCSNEACAISVSRESLSHRLQDLQQQIKNALELLRAGKADQAIKMLQKCQMDAGNLLSPEHLLLGEMEDHLAQVYATLGKWQEAARHLQRSIEIVEKHHGPSSVEIGHELFKLAQILFNGFAVSEALSTIQRAEEILLVHCGPQSTQIQELQEMKTCLLELPRSILQRT; from the exons ATGGCGCTGCCCGTAGAGGAATGGCAGCTCTGCGCTGCCCGGCGCTGGGCCGCGCTGGACCCGGCGCTACGGGAGCGGTTGGCGGCAGCGGCGTCGCTGTGCGACACGGTGCGCCTGGGCTGCGGCCTGCTCCG GCCTGAGGTGGAGGCGGCGGCTCTGCAGCGGCTGTGCCGCCGGGCGCGGGCGGGCAAGGAGCCGGCGGCAGCGCGCTTCTACAGGGAGGAGGGCAACCGGTTGTTCGGCCGCCGGCAGTACGGTGCCGCCGTGCGGCTCTACTCGCAG GCGGCGTCCCATGAGCTCCCCGGCAGCcctgaggtgtccctgtgctTCGGCAACCGCTCCGCAGCCCTCTTCCACCTCGGGTGCTTTGAG GTTTGTTTGGAAGATATTGCCAGGGCAGAAAGTCATGGCTACCCGGACAGGCTGCTGCCCAAGGTGCTGCTGCGGAAAGCTGAATGTCTGCTGTGTCTGGGGAGGTTACAGGAGGCAGCAGATGCCCTCAGTGTGGTGGAGGATAAGATTGCTATGGATGGGATCATGACGAGCCCTACACACAAGACACTGCTAGGAAAGTTAAGTCAACTGAAGGTTAAAATACATGAGAAGGAGAGCTGCCCAGAGCCTGCACAAGAAGCACGTGGTGACATTCAAAGAGAGTCAGAGATCTGGGAAGAGAATGACAGCATTTCAGGAGCATCTTCATCTTTGAGCTTGAATTTTGATACAGAGAGAGGACGACACTTGGTGGCCTCCCAGGACATCCTGCCAGGGCAGAGCTTGTTGAAAGAAGAGGCCTTTGTAAGTGTGCTCTGCCCAGGGGAGAGCCTTCTTCTGCAGGACAGCGGTGAAACAGTGTGGGATACTCGAGTCACTAATGCAGATCTTTATTGCCACCGGTGTCTGAGGCAGCTCCTGGCCTCAGTGCCTTGCTGTGGGTGCAGTTATGCAAAGTATTGCAGCCAGAAGTGTGCAGATATGGCCTGGGAGCAGTACCACAGGACAGAGTGCTCCCTGGGACCACTGCTTCTCACACTAGGGGTCTTCTGCCATGTTGCCTTGAGGACTGTTCTACTGGCAGGTTTTCCAGAGGTTAGGAGGCTGGTGGAATGGTCCCATGATGGTGACAAGGACTTTCATAACCCTGAGGCAAGATGCAAACATCTTAGTGAGGCAGCAGATACAAGAGCTGGTACCAGAGGTATCCCTGGTTGTAATGACAGTGGTCAGTACCAGAGTTCTTACCAGGCTGTGTTCAACCTTTTGCCACATGCTGAGAAGCACAGCCCTGAACATAAGTTCCTTTGCATGCTGAGTGTTGTAGCTATATGCAAACAACTGCAAGAAGCTGGCCTAGAGGCTGCTGTTCTGAATCAGGAACCATCTGAGAAGTGGTCCAAACCGAAGACTTGTGAAGAAACATCAGGTGAATTGTCTTCAGAGCTGAAGACTGTGGCAGAAGCGATGCTGAGACATgtgttgcagctgcagtgtAATGCACAAGCCATCACTGTGATGCAGGAGTCAG GATCCAGAGATGGTGCTGTTGTAAATAAGAAGCCTGTGCGCCTGGCGACAgccttctttcctgtcctcaGCCTCCTGAACCATTCCTGCTCACCCAATATCAGCGTGTCATTTAGTGGCACAGCTGCCACTGTCAGGGCATCGCAGCCAATCCCAAGTGGCCAAGAGGTTTTGCATTGCTATG GGCCTCATCGATGTAGAATGAGGGTTGCTGAGAGACAGCAGCTTCTCAGACAGTATTTCTTTGAGTGTCGCTGCCAGGCCTGCCTTGAAGAGTTAGAGTCTGATGTCAAGAGTGTGGTGGCCATGAGAAACTCATTCTGCTGTCCTACCTGCCGGGCTCCAATGCAG GGGGAAGACATGCTTTGCTGTTCAAATGAAGCTTGTGCAATCTCAGTCAGCAGAGAGAGCCTGTCACACCGTTTACAGGATCTTCAGCAGCAAATCAAGAATGCATTAGAGCTGCTAAGAGCCGGGAAGGCTG ATCAGGCTATTAAAATGCTCCAGAAGTGTCAGATGGATGCTGGAAACCTCTTGTCTCCAGAGCATTTGCTGCTGGGAGAGATGGAGGATCATCTGGCACAGGTCTACGCTACTCTTG GGAAGTGGCAGGAAGCAGCCAGACACCTGCAGAGGAGCATTGAGATTGTGGAAAAGCATCATGGACCATCAAGTGTAGAAATAGGTCATGAACTTTTCAAGTTGGCCCAAATTCTCTTCAATGG ATTTGCAGTTTCTGAAGCTCTGAGCACCATTCAAAGAGCAGAGGAGATTTTGTTGGTGCACTGTGGTCCACAGAGTACTCAGATCCAGGAACTACAAGAGATGAAGACCTGCCTGTTAGAGCTTCCCAGAAGCATCCTTCAGAGGACTTAA